A region of the Deltaproteobacteria bacterium genome:
CTAGAAGCGGTCGCTAGTATCATTCGCCAAACTTCAAAATGGCTGAAATCAAAGGGTATTCTGCAATGGAATGAAGACTTCCAGGCTTCGAGATTAGAGGATGAATTTTTTAATGACGAGCTTTTCGTAGTTCTCGATCAATCAGTCAGTGGCTGTTTCTCGAGAATTTGCGGGCCGTAAATTGGGTGCTGGTATTATTGAGTGGGCCAAAGAATTCGCTCAAGAACGAGATTTCGCTCTCCTTCGATTGGAGTGCGATAAATCAAATCCCTACCTGCCTGGTTTTTATCGTGACTGTGGTTTCGACTATATTGGAGAGATCTTTCATTCTCCGTGGCAAATGACCTTCTCGTTGTTTGAAATGAAATTGAGGGCAGCCACCAGTTCTTGACACTGTGGCTCCCATGCGGCCTTCAGTAGAAGCACGCTTCGAATGTATGTTGAACAAAATTCAGAAGTGCCAATAGTTTTGATAGAGTGACTTAAACGGTCATTTGTACCAGTTAAATTATCGACATTACCACGACATCAATCCTGCCTTTGTTTTATCAACCAGTCAGATGGCCCCTTATCTGCACAGGCGAGGTGTAAATGAAGATGAATTCTGAATTGCCGAATACCGTAGAAATGTTCCATGCCAAAACAATTGGATTTCTGAACCTATCGGTGTTCGGTTTGCTTTGCTTTTTCGTCTTTTTTGGCTGGTCGGATGAAGCGTCAGCCGAGATGGTCATAGACTCGTGTGAAAAATCATTTCGCTTTTCCAGGCACGAATCGTCAGTAAAATCGTTTGGTTCCGCAAGCAGCGGCTATGATGGCCAGCCCGCAATCTTTCAGGTGATGGTCCGTCGCTTTGAGGGCGGGCTAGACGGAATAACTTCACAGTTGCCAGCCATTGGTAAGTTCTCGGATGTGCTTCTGTTATCTGGATTGCATCCTCAGACGGTTGGATCCATGCCCAATGGAAATAACGGGACGACGCATAACTATTTTGGTTATTGGCCGTCCGATCATGGCTCGATTAACCCGGCTTTCGGAACCTTAGCGAGCCTTCGTGCACTTGTCGATCGTGCGAAACAGCATGGAATTCGTGTGACGGTCGATGCTGTTCCAGCTCACTTTGGTTACGAAGGAGCGGACACGGTCTATAGCTTTAGTGGAAAGAACTATCCAAAGCTCAGTGATTTACCATCGGAAGCATTCAGATCCAGTGATGAAGTTCAAGGACGTGATTGGTCAGACCTCAGCTCGGCAAATAGTCCAGATGAGATATTGCGGCTTTGGGATAAGGTTTTTGCTACAAAACGCTTGTTCGGGTTGCCTGGGTTTAATCATCGCAACGAACTGGCTCGCGAGTATTTAATTAATTCTTACAAGAACTTTATTGATGTGGGAGTTACAGGATTTCGCATCGATGCTGCACTTTATGTAGATCGATATTTTCTATCGGATTTCATAAATCAACTCAGCGCTTATTCTAATTCAAAAGGAAGAAGTCTTCATTTCTACGTCGAACTTCTAGTTCATCACGATGTTGCGCTCAAGGTCATTGCGGAAGACGTCCTAAGTCGTGTGCAAAATAAAGAGGAAGTTTTTTATCTCGATTTTCCCTTGATGGATGAATTGCGGAGGGCCATTGATCCAGGAGCATACAAATTGGAATGGCTAAAGGGATTCTACGAGTATCGCCAGAAGATAAAAGTCGACCGGCTCCAACTTATCCCCACGCTGGTCAACCATGACTTTGGATATCCATTCAATGCCCCCAGTAGAGAGTCTACACTTTATGCGATTTACAGCTTTCTCGATGGCCGCAGCGCTTTAATTCTCGGCGGAACCGAAAACACGAGCGCCTTCAAATCGACTGAATCTGTTTTAAGTTCAGTGGATGGAAATGGCGCGATGGGGAT
Encoded here:
- a CDS encoding GNAT family N-acetyltransferase; this translates as MAVSREFAGRKLGAGIIEWAKEFAQERDFALLRLECDKSNPYLPGFYRDCGFDYIGEIFHSPWQMTFSLFEMKLRAATSS